In the genome of Bradyrhizobium ottawaense, the window GACGGGCAGACCGAGAGCCTTGGCGCGAACCGACATCGCCACGCCCACATCACCCGCACCAGCGCAGACGATGGCGATGACGCCGGCGAGATCGGCGGTCAGTGGATCGCCGGCAGCGATCTCGATGCGCACCGCGTCCTCCGAGTTGAGACCCAGATCATGATTGCCGTCGATCGCATGCACGCGGATGCGCGCACCGGCCGCAGCGAGCACGCGCAGCTTGGCACGCAAAAGCTCACCCGCGCCGATGAGGACCACCGGACCGGCCTTGAGATCGAGAAACACCGGCAAGAACCGCATGCGATACTCGCTTCCCCCACATCCGGGGTTGACTGGAATTATTTTCTATATATGTGTCGTTTCGAGCGCGCAAAGAGAAAATTTTTTCTTCTCTTCCGCACCGCAACTATAGAATTTTCGCCTCCAAACGCAAAGTGGCAGAGATGCATCTTCTCAAGGACGATTCCGCAGCGAGCGGACTGAGCAGCCCGGCCCCGGCCGAGCGCGCACGCACGCAAGAATTTTCTGCTGACCTTGCCCCCAGCATGGACCATCTCGACCAGCTCGAGGCGCAGAGCATCTACATCTTCCGCGAGGCCTTCGCCCGGCTGAAGAAGATCGCGCTGCTGTGGTCGCTCGGGAAGGACTCCAACGTCATGATCTGGCTGGCAAGGAAAGCGTTCTTCGGCCGCGTGCCGTTCCCGGCTTTGCATGTCGACACCGGCAAGAAGTTTCCGGAGATGTACCGCTTTCGAGATCACTACGGCAAAGAGTGGGATCTCGATTTGCGCGTCGAGCCCTGCCCGCCCATCGATGCCGTCGATCCGACGCTGCCGCCGGCCGCGCGCTCCGCTGCGCGCAAGACCGAAGGCCTCAAGATGGCGCTCGGCAAATTCGGCTTTGACGGCCTGATCGCCGGCATCCGCCGCGACGAGGAGGCAACGCGCGCGAAGGAGCGTGTGTTCTCGCCGCGCGGGCTCGAAGGCAATTGGGACGTGCGCGACCAGCCGCCGGAGTTCTGGGACCATTTCAACGCCTCGCCGCCGCAGGGCGCGCATTTGCGCATCCATCCGATCCTGCATTGGACCGAGGCCGATATCTGGGCCTACACCAAGCGCGAGAACATCCCGATCATCCC includes:
- the cysD gene encoding sulfate adenylyltransferase subunit CysD, producing the protein MDHLDQLEAQSIYIFREAFARLKKIALLWSLGKDSNVMIWLARKAFFGRVPFPALHVDTGKKFPEMYRFRDHYGKEWDLDLRVEPCPPIDAVDPTLPPAARSAARKTEGLKMALGKFGFDGLIAGIRRDEEATRAKERVFSPRGLEGNWDVRDQPPEFWDHFNASPPQGAHLRIHPILHWTEADIWAYTKRENIPIIPLYLARDGKRYRSLGDQDITNPVASTASNIDEILIELEQTKVPERAGRALDHETEDAFERLRVAGYL